The Bombus terrestris chromosome 4, iyBomTerr1.2, whole genome shotgun sequence genome has a window encoding:
- the LOC100642602 gene encoding inorganic pyrophosphatase isoform X2 — protein MSLITSHVLRCRSLNKLATPLRLAATGTVSKSRPCSLFEKYVRKMSYTTIERGAPNSIDYRIYFRNDTGPISPMHDIPLYADEANKIVNMVVEIPRWTNAKMEINLKETLNPIKQDVKKGKLRYVANCFPHHGYIWNYGALPQTWENPEVLDEATGCKGDNDPIDVLEIGYRIAKRGEILKVKILGCVALIDEGETDWKIIVIDVNDPLADQMNDVSDIEKLYPGLMKATIEWFKIYKIPDGKPENQFAFNGEAKPRDFALHIVEEVNQHWQNLIKREAPAGGIACTNTTVIGSPFKITPEAGEEILEKAPGTLEAQAIDPIVDKWHYVHLK, from the exons ATGTCGTTGATAACGTCGCACGTGTTACGTTGCCGCAGTTTAAATAAACTTGCTACTCCGCTCAGATTAGCAGCGACCGGTACTGTTAGTAAGTCACGACCGTGTTCTCTGTTTGAAAAATACGTGAGGAAAATGTCATACACGACGATCGAAAGGGGTGCACCAAACAGCATTGATTACAGAATATATTTCA GAAATGATACTGGCCCAATTTCACCCATGCATGACATTCCACTTTATGCTGATGAAGCTAATAAAATAGTGAATATGGTTGTTGAGATACCAAGATGGACAAATGCAAAGATGGAGATCAATCTTAAAGAAACATTAAATCCTATCAAGCAAGATGTTAAAAAGGGCAAATTGAGATATGTTGCCAACTGTTTTCCTCATCATGGATATATATGGAACTATGGGGCTTTACCACAG ACATGGGAAAATCCCGAAGTCTTGGATGAAGCTACTGGGTGTAAAGGAGATAATGATCCCATTGATGTCCTTGAAATAGGATATAGG ATTGCCAAAAGAGGAGAGATCTTGAAGGTAAAAATTTTGGGTTGTGTTGCACTCATTGATGAAG GTGAAACTGATTGGAAAATTATTGTTATCGATGTCAATGACCCCTTGGCAGATCAAATGAATG ATGTATCTGATATTGAAAAGCTTTATCCTGGTCTAATGAAAGCTACAATTGAATGGTTCAAGATTTATAAGATACCAGATGGTAAACCAGAGAATCAATTTGCATTTAATGGGGAGGCAAAACCAAGAGATTTTGCTTTGCATATAGTAGAGGAAGTAAATCAACATTGGCAGAATCTCATTAAACGAGAAGCTCCTGCAGGAGGAATTGCATG CACTAATACAACCGTGATAGGCAGTCCCTTCAAAATAACTCCAGAGGCTGGTGAAGAAATACTGGAGAAAGCTCCAGGAACATTGGAGGCTCAAGCAATAGATCCTATTG TCGATAAATGGCATTACGTGCATCTGAAATGA
- the LOC100642602 gene encoding inorganic pyrophosphatase isoform X1 — MSLITSHVLRCRSLNKLATPLRLAATGTVSKSRPCSLFEKYVRKMSYTTIERGAPNSIDYRIYFRNDTGPISPMHDIPLYADEANKIVNMVVEIPRWTNAKMEINLKETLNPIKQDVKKGKLRYVANCFPHHGYIWNYGALPQTWENPEVLDEATGCKGDNDPIDVLEIGYRIAKRGEILKVKILGCVALIDEGETDWKIIVIDVNDPLADQMNDVSDIEKLYPGLMKATIEWFKIYKIPDGKPENQFAFNGEAKPRDFALHIVEEVNQHWQNLIKREAPAGGIACTNTTVIGSPFKITPEAGEEILEKAPGTLEAQAIDPIVNKFYFIELLQHKL, encoded by the exons ATGTCGTTGATAACGTCGCACGTGTTACGTTGCCGCAGTTTAAATAAACTTGCTACTCCGCTCAGATTAGCAGCGACCGGTACTGTTAGTAAGTCACGACCGTGTTCTCTGTTTGAAAAATACGTGAGGAAAATGTCATACACGACGATCGAAAGGGGTGCACCAAACAGCATTGATTACAGAATATATTTCA GAAATGATACTGGCCCAATTTCACCCATGCATGACATTCCACTTTATGCTGATGAAGCTAATAAAATAGTGAATATGGTTGTTGAGATACCAAGATGGACAAATGCAAAGATGGAGATCAATCTTAAAGAAACATTAAATCCTATCAAGCAAGATGTTAAAAAGGGCAAATTGAGATATGTTGCCAACTGTTTTCCTCATCATGGATATATATGGAACTATGGGGCTTTACCACAG ACATGGGAAAATCCCGAAGTCTTGGATGAAGCTACTGGGTGTAAAGGAGATAATGATCCCATTGATGTCCTTGAAATAGGATATAGG ATTGCCAAAAGAGGAGAGATCTTGAAGGTAAAAATTTTGGGTTGTGTTGCACTCATTGATGAAG GTGAAACTGATTGGAAAATTATTGTTATCGATGTCAATGACCCCTTGGCAGATCAAATGAATG ATGTATCTGATATTGAAAAGCTTTATCCTGGTCTAATGAAAGCTACAATTGAATGGTTCAAGATTTATAAGATACCAGATGGTAAACCAGAGAATCAATTTGCATTTAATGGGGAGGCAAAACCAAGAGATTTTGCTTTGCATATAGTAGAGGAAGTAAATCAACATTGGCAGAATCTCATTAAACGAGAAGCTCCTGCAGGAGGAATTGCATG CACTAATACAACCGTGATAGGCAGTCCCTTCAAAATAACTCCAGAGGCTGGTGAAGAAATACTGGAGAAAGCTCCAGGAACATTGGAGGCTCAAGCAATAGATCCTATTG ttaataaattttacttcatTGAACTATTACAACATAAATTATAA
- the VSP gene encoding venom serine protease isoform X1, producing the protein MTGSKMLFACLALIAFLHPLVHVASAQECTTPDNKAGKCLGIRGCKPLLEMLQTQGHAAADFLRQSVCKYENNNPIVCCPNEESREDRGILVEYEPLRPPHCGFSNVSHTRVVGGNPAVLGAWPWIAALGFRYPRNPALEPLWKCGGSLISSRHVLTAAHCAEINELYVVRIGDLNLVRNDDGAHPVQIEIESKIIHPDYISGVTKHDIAILKLVEEVPFSEYVYPICLPVEDNLRNNNFERYYPFVAGWGSLAHHGPGSDDLMEVQVPVISNTECKNSYARFAAAHVTDTVLCAGYTQGGKDACQGDSGGPLMLPKKFTFYQIGVVSYGHKCAAAGYPGVYTRVTSYLDDFILPAMQ; encoded by the exons AATGTACCACACCGGACAATAAAGCAGGCAAGTGTCTCGGCATCAGAGGATGTAAACCGCTGCTGGAAATGCTGCAGACTCAGGGCCATGCAGCTGCCGATTTCCTGAGGCAATCAGTGTGTAAATACGAGAATAATAATCCGATCGTTTGTTGTCCGAACGAAGAAAGCAGGGAGGACAGAGGAATTTTGGTAGAGTATGAGCCTTTGCGTCCACCACACTGTGGTTTTAGCAACGTCTCTCACACCAGGGTGGTCGGTGGTAACCCAGCTGTACTTG GTGCTTGGCCATGGATTGCTGCATTAGGTTTTCGTTATCCCCGAAACCCAGCTCTTGAACCACTATGGAAGTGCGGAGGTTCTCTGATATCGTCTAGGCATGTTTTAACTGCAGCACATTGTGCAGAAATCAATGAATTGTACGTGGTTCGTATCGGTGACTTAAATCTAGTACGAAATGACGACGGAGCGCATCCTGTTCAAATAGAAATCGAATCTAAAATAATACATCCTGATTATATTTCCGGAGTAACCAAACATGATATCGCCATTCTTAAATTGGTGGAGGAGGTGCCATTTTCGG AGTACGTATATCCCATTTGTCTTCCCGTAGAGGATAACCTTCGAAATAACAATTTCGAGCGCTATTACCCCTTCGTTGCTGGATGGGGATCACTAGCACATC ATGGACCAGGTAGTGACGATTTAATGGAAGTACAAGTGCCAGTGATTAGCAACACCGAATGCAAGAACTCTTATGCCAGATTTGCTGCTGCACATGTTACCGATACTGTATTATGCGCCGGATACACTCAGGGCGGAAAGGATGCTTGTCAA GGTGACAGCGGAGGACCACTGATGCTACCAAAGAAATTCACCTTCTATCAAATAGGTGTTGTGTCTTATGGTCATAAGTGCGCCGCAGCTGGATATCCCGGCGTTTACACTAGGGTCACGTCGTACCTCGACGACTTCATTCTCCCAGCGATGCAATAA